The Hymenobacter sp. 5317J-9 genome has a window encoding:
- a CDS encoding DinB family protein: MIPNSIPPMDRPNQKGVVAELTNLLTKGNAHATFEEACADLTPKIWNQRVPEVPYTIWQLAEHVRIAQWDIVEFCLEPEHESPKWPEGYWPAPDATADEEQWQETLDSIRQDRQRFLHLLHAPGTNLLAPLPHGTGQTILREAFLIADHAAYHTGEIILVRRLLKAWK; this comes from the coding sequence ATGATACCAAACAGCATTCCGCCCATGGACCGGCCCAACCAGAAGGGCGTGGTGGCCGAGCTAACCAATCTGCTCACCAAGGGCAACGCCCACGCCACCTTCGAGGAAGCCTGTGCCGACCTGACGCCCAAAATCTGGAACCAGCGCGTGCCGGAGGTGCCCTACACCATCTGGCAGTTAGCTGAGCACGTGCGCATCGCGCAGTGGGACATCGTCGAGTTCTGCCTTGAGCCCGAGCACGAGTCGCCCAAATGGCCGGAGGGCTACTGGCCCGCCCCCGATGCCACCGCCGACGAAGAACAGTGGCAGGAAACCCTGGACAGCATTCGGCAGGACCGGCAGCGCTTTCTGCACCTGCTGCACGCGCCGGGCACCAACCTACTGGCGCCCCTGCCCCACGGCACCGGTCAAACCATTCTGCGCGAAGCCTTTCTCATCGCCGACCACGCAGCCTACCACACCGGCGAAATCATTCTGGTGCGCCGCCTCCTCAAGGCCTGGAAGTAG
- the polA gene encoding DNA polymerase I, which translates to MPDQPAAPAKKLFLLDAFALIYRSHFAFSKNPRINSKGMNTGAVLGFTNTLVEVLQKEKPTHIGVCFDAAKKTFRHEQFAEYKAQRQAMPEDIGIALPYIKKIIQGFHIPILMMDGYEADDVIGTLAQKAEKEGFEVFMMTPDKDYCQLVTERIKIYRPAFMGNAAEILDVDHVLARFEIERVEQVIDILGLQGDASDNIPGIPGIGEKTAKALIKQFGSVENLIANSDQLKGKQQENVRNFAEQGLMSKELATIHVNVPLDFEPDKLVLDAPDEATLRELFDELEFRQLAARILGGGGPERTPARVAAPGSKPTRQPRAAAGQASLFGNPGDEAVAIGAEEGETGRHGAPAGPRKRLEDVPYNYHLIDTPELRQSLLSFLLQQTEVSFDTETTGLDIMTARLVGLSFCWLPGEAYYVPVPTEDPAAVQAIVEEFCPFFDAENILKIGQNVKYDLTILRHYGVEVSGPLFDTMLAHYLIEPDMRHNMDVLAETYLHYTPVSIIELIGPKGKKQITMADVPPAQVKDYACEDADVTLQLKHVFEPMLKDLGLLGLLNDVENPLVPVLSSIEYEGVRIDSGAMNEYSAELQGYITELEGQIFREAGQEFNIGSPKQLGEVLFDKMDIGKGKIKKTKTGQYATGEEILSQLAADNPIAALILEYRQLTKLRSTYVEALPQLVNKDDGRVHTNFNQAVAATGRLSSTNPNLQNIPIRTEKGREIRKAFVPRDENHVLLAADYSQVELRIMADFSGDKTMIEAFRQGLDVHTSTASKVFKVPIEAVDAEMRRKAKTVNFGIIYGISAFGLAQRIGISRKEATDIIETYFQEFPSVKQFMDDSINRARELEYAETLLKRRRYLRDINSRNATLRGYTERNAINAPIQGTAADIIKMAMINIYHWLREEKLKTRMILQVHDELVFDAVKSEVDYITPKIKELMTTALLLPHGVPLEVEVGTGNNWLQAH; encoded by the coding sequence ATGCCAGACCAACCCGCCGCTCCCGCCAAAAAGCTTTTCCTGCTCGACGCCTTTGCCCTGATTTACCGCTCGCACTTCGCGTTCAGCAAAAACCCGCGCATCAACTCCAAGGGTATGAACACCGGGGCCGTGCTCGGCTTCACCAATACGCTGGTGGAGGTGTTGCAGAAGGAAAAGCCCACCCACATCGGTGTGTGCTTTGATGCGGCCAAGAAGACCTTCCGCCACGAGCAGTTTGCCGAGTACAAGGCCCAACGCCAGGCCATGCCCGAAGACATCGGCATTGCCCTGCCCTACATCAAGAAAATCATTCAGGGCTTTCACATCCCCATCCTGATGATGGACGGCTACGAGGCCGATGACGTGATTGGCACGCTGGCGCAGAAGGCCGAGAAAGAAGGCTTCGAGGTGTTCATGATGACGCCCGACAAGGACTACTGCCAGCTGGTGACGGAGCGCATCAAAATCTACCGGCCGGCCTTCATGGGCAACGCGGCCGAAATCCTGGACGTGGACCACGTGCTGGCCCGCTTCGAGATTGAGCGCGTGGAGCAAGTCATTGACATTCTGGGCCTGCAAGGCGACGCCTCGGACAATATTCCCGGTATTCCCGGTATCGGCGAGAAGACGGCCAAGGCGCTGATTAAGCAGTTTGGCTCGGTGGAGAACCTGATTGCCAACTCCGACCAGCTCAAGGGCAAGCAGCAGGAAAACGTGCGCAACTTCGCCGAGCAGGGCCTGATGAGCAAAGAGCTGGCCACCATCCACGTGAACGTGCCGCTTGATTTCGAGCCCGACAAGCTGGTGCTCGACGCGCCCGACGAAGCCACCCTGCGCGAGCTGTTCGACGAGCTAGAATTCCGCCAGTTGGCCGCCCGCATCCTCGGTGGCGGCGGCCCCGAGCGCACGCCGGCCCGCGTGGCCGCGCCCGGCTCCAAGCCCACCCGCCAGCCGCGCGCCGCCGCCGGCCAAGCCTCGCTCTTCGGCAACCCCGGCGACGAAGCCGTGGCCATTGGCGCCGAGGAAGGCGAAACCGGCCGCCACGGCGCCCCCGCCGGCCCGCGCAAACGGCTGGAAGACGTGCCCTATAACTACCATTTAATTGACACGCCGGAGCTGCGGCAGTCGCTGCTCAGCTTCCTGTTGCAGCAAACCGAAGTCAGCTTCGACACCGAAACCACTGGGCTGGATATCATGACGGCGCGGCTGGTGGGCCTGAGCTTCTGCTGGCTGCCGGGCGAGGCTTACTACGTGCCCGTGCCCACCGAAGACCCCGCCGCGGTGCAGGCCATTGTGGAAGAGTTCTGTCCCTTTTTCGATGCCGAGAACATCCTGAAAATCGGGCAGAACGTGAAGTACGACCTCACCATTCTGCGACACTACGGCGTGGAAGTGAGCGGGCCGCTGTTCGACACCATGCTGGCCCACTACCTCATCGAGCCCGACATGCGCCACAACATGGACGTGCTGGCCGAAACCTACCTGCACTACACGCCGGTGAGCATCATCGAGCTCATCGGCCCCAAGGGCAAAAAGCAGATTACCATGGCCGACGTGCCGCCCGCCCAGGTGAAAGACTACGCCTGCGAAGACGCCGACGTGACCCTGCAGCTCAAGCACGTCTTCGAGCCCATGCTGAAGGACCTGGGCCTGCTGGGCTTGCTCAACGACGTGGAAAACCCGCTGGTGCCCGTGCTCAGCAGCATCGAGTACGAGGGGGTGCGCATCGACTCGGGCGCCATGAACGAGTATTCGGCCGAGCTACAGGGCTACATCACCGAGCTGGAAGGCCAGATTTTCCGCGAAGCCGGGCAGGAGTTCAACATTGGCTCGCCGAAGCAGCTGGGCGAGGTGCTGTTCGACAAGATGGACATTGGCAAGGGCAAAATCAAGAAAACCAAAACCGGCCAGTACGCCACCGGCGAGGAAATCCTGAGCCAGCTCGCGGCCGACAACCCCATTGCTGCCCTCATCCTCGAATACCGCCAGCTCACCAAGCTGCGCAGCACCTACGTGGAGGCCCTGCCCCAGCTGGTGAACAAAGACGACGGCCGCGTGCACACCAACTTCAACCAGGCCGTAGCCGCCACCGGCCGCCTGAGCAGCACCAACCCCAACCTACAGAACATCCCCATCCGCACGGAGAAGGGCCGTGAAATCCGCAAAGCCTTCGTACCGCGCGACGAAAACCACGTGCTGCTGGCGGCCGACTACTCGCAGGTGGAGCTGCGCATCATGGCCGACTTCTCGGGCGACAAAACCATGATTGAGGCCTTCCGCCAGGGCCTCGACGTGCACACCAGCACGGCCAGCAAGGTGTTCAAAGTGCCCATTGAAGCAGTGGACGCCGAGATGCGCCGCAAGGCCAAAACCGTCAACTTCGGCATCATCTACGGCATCTCGGCCTTCGGGCTGGCCCAGCGCATCGGCATCAGCCGCAAGGAAGCGACAGACATCATCGAGACCTATTTCCAGGAATTCCCGTCGGTGAAGCAGTTCATGGACGACAGCATCAACCGCGCCCGCGAGCTGGAATACGCCGAAACGCTGCTCAAGCGCCGCCGCTACCTGCGCGACATCAACTCGCGCAACGCCACGCTACGCGGCTACACCGAGCGCAACGCCATCAACGCCCCCATCCAGGGCACGGCCGCCGACATCATCAAGATGGCCATGATTAACATTTACCACTGGCTGCGCGAGGAGAAGCTCAAAACCCGCATGATTCTGCAGGTGCACGACGAATTGGTGTTCGACGCCGTGAAATCAGAGGTGGACTACATCACGCCCAAAATCAAGGAGCTGATGACCACAGCGCTGCTCCTGCCCCACGGCGTGCCGCTGGAAGTGGAAGTAGGCACCGGCAACAACTGGCTGCAGGCGCACTAG